The following is a genomic window from Aestuariirhabdus haliotis.
GAGATAGCCCCATAATTGCATTTCAGCAGTCTCTCTAGGATCGACTTTTCGCCTTCGCCCAGGGATCGACCTTATCGCCCGCCGGGTTGGGGTCTGTATCGGAGACTCCCCGGCCACCTTGCGGGGTATCGCTGGCATTCTTCCTATCAGAATTCCAACCCTTGGCCCGGGTTTCCTCTCCTCTCCGGTCGTTACCGGACCGATGACGGCGATGTTCGCCATGTTTACCTGATTGTCGAGGACTACCTTTACCTCGCTCTGCGGCTTTTCTGGAGCGCAATTCCCGTAAGCGCTCGGCATCTTCAAGGCTTAATTCTTTGGGTTCACCCGGAGTTTGATCGTCGGGAATAATACGATCCCGGGGGGATAGGGAAAACTGCGAGGAAGCGGCTTTCGGCAGGTTTTTGAAGGTATACAGATAGAACACCTCGACCTTCTCCCGCGCCCAGTCGGTTTTTTTCAGGAATTTTACACTGGACGCAATACTAGGATTGGTCTTGAAACAGTTGATATTCAAATAGGCGAAGAGAATTTCAAACCCATAATGGTCGACTAACTCCTCCAACAGGGTTTTTAAGCTGAGCCCGTGCAATGG
Proteins encoded in this region:
- a CDS encoding VF530 family protein, producing MSDDINYQNNPLHGLSLKTLLEELVDHYGFEILFAYLNINCFKTNPSIASSVKFLKKTDWAREKVEVFYLYTFKNLPKAASSQFSLSPRDRIIPDDQTPGEPKELSLEDAERLRELRSRKAAERGKGSPRQSGKHGEHRRHRSGNDRRGEETRAKGWNSDRKNASDTPQGGRGVSDTDPNPAGDKVDPWAKAKSRS